In Ilumatobacter fluminis, the following proteins share a genomic window:
- a CDS encoding decaprenyl-phosphate phosphoribosyltransferase, with the protein MPPLLRCARPRQWAKNVLVFAAPGAAGVLDEPDQLLKTVLAFVSFCLAASGTYFWNDVLDVEADRAHPTKSRRPIAAGEVSLGLGRTMGVILPVLALGAMALTGSWKAVLVVATYLAVTLSYSAVWKHIAVLDLIAIASGFVLRAAGGAYAVDVPMSSWFVLVTTFGSLFIVTGKRYAEARELGDGAVSVRSTLGEYSERYLSFVLAVSCGGALVSYCVWAFETKEIAASDLPLYELSVVPMLAAFLRYALVLDQGHGAAPEEVFSNDRVLQLLGLSWVIIFGLAVYT; encoded by the coding sequence ATGCCACCCCTGCTTCGATGCGCCCGCCCGCGCCAATGGGCCAAGAACGTGCTCGTGTTCGCCGCCCCCGGCGCCGCGGGCGTCCTCGACGAACCCGATCAGCTCCTCAAGACGGTGCTGGCGTTCGTGTCGTTCTGCCTCGCAGCGAGTGGCACGTACTTCTGGAACGACGTGCTCGACGTCGAAGCCGACCGAGCGCACCCCACCAAGTCTCGCCGCCCGATCGCGGCGGGTGAGGTCTCGCTCGGGCTCGGCCGCACGATGGGCGTCATCCTGCCCGTGCTGGCGCTCGGGGCGATGGCCCTCACGGGCAGCTGGAAGGCGGTGCTCGTCGTCGCCACCTATCTGGCGGTCACGCTCAGCTACAGCGCCGTGTGGAAGCACATCGCCGTGCTCGACCTGATCGCGATCGCTTCCGGGTTCGTCCTCCGCGCCGCCGGCGGCGCCTACGCCGTCGACGTGCCGATGTCGAGCTGGTTCGTCCTCGTGACCACCTTCGGCTCGCTGTTCATCGTGACCGGCAAGCGTTACGCCGAGGCCCGCGAGCTGGGCGACGGTGCAGTCTCGGTGCGTTCGACGCTGGGTGAGTACAGCGAGCGGTACCTGAGCTTCGTCCTCGCCGTCAGCTGTGGCGGGGCGCTGGTGAGCTACTGCGTGTGGGCGTTCGAGACCAAGGAGATCGCCGCCTCCGACCTGCCGCTGTACGAGCTGTCGGTCGTGCCGATGCTGGCGGCGTTCCTGCGGTACGCACTCGTCCTCGACCAGGGACACGGCGCCGCGCCGGAAGAAGTCTTCTCGAACGATCGCGTCCTGCAGCTGCTCGGCCTGTCGTGGGTGATCATCTTCGGACTGGCGGTGTACACGTGA
- a CDS encoding glycosyltransferase family 4 protein yields MNALNPVPEHDLAWYVDDLRQRGIRRVHVLAWRDLDDADAGGSEVHADEVMRRWADLGLDVLHRTSYAEGLPTEAERNGYRVVRRGSRYTVFGRTVASELTRRMGPYDALVEIWNGVPWFSPIWCRRPRVTVLHHVHGPMWDQMLPGPLGPAGRFLESRLAPPFYRRGLTVTGAETSRDELLELGFRPDRVLAVPYGVDPRFSPGGTKTAQPSVVAVGRLAPVKRFDRVIDAVVAARREVDGLTATIVGRGPLADELQARIDAAGAGGYIRLAGRVDDADLIDLYRSSWLVTSGSIAEGWGLSLTEGAGCGTPALATDIRGHRNSVLDGRSGVLVPPDRLATTMVELLHDRPWLDRLAAGAREWGASLTWERSALGLTAALHAEVLRSGGHDQ; encoded by the coding sequence GTGAACGCCCTGAACCCCGTGCCCGAGCACGATCTGGCGTGGTACGTCGACGACCTCCGACAGCGCGGGATCCGGCGGGTCCACGTGCTCGCCTGGCGCGACCTCGACGACGCCGATGCCGGCGGGTCAGAGGTGCACGCCGACGAGGTGATGCGGCGGTGGGCCGATCTCGGCCTCGATGTGCTGCACCGCACGTCGTACGCCGAGGGGCTGCCGACCGAAGCCGAGCGCAACGGCTACCGGGTGGTGCGACGGGGGAGTCGCTACACGGTGTTCGGCCGGACGGTGGCGTCCGAGCTGACCCGGCGCATGGGCCCGTACGACGCGCTGGTCGAGATCTGGAACGGCGTGCCGTGGTTCTCACCGATCTGGTGCCGGCGCCCTCGCGTGACGGTGCTGCACCACGTCCACGGTCCGATGTGGGATCAGATGCTGCCCGGGCCGCTGGGCCCCGCCGGACGCTTTCTGGAGTCGCGACTGGCGCCGCCGTTCTACCGGCGCGGTCTCACCGTCACCGGGGCCGAGACCAGCCGTGACGAGCTGCTCGAACTCGGATTCCGGCCAGACCGGGTGCTGGCGGTCCCGTACGGCGTCGACCCCCGCTTCTCACCCGGTGGCACCAAGACCGCGCAGCCGTCGGTGGTTGCCGTCGGCCGTCTCGCTCCGGTGAAGCGGTTCGACCGGGTGATCGACGCCGTCGTCGCCGCACGCCGCGAGGTCGACGGACTCACGGCGACGATCGTCGGACGGGGCCCGCTCGCCGACGAACTGCAGGCGCGGATCGACGCCGCGGGCGCCGGTGGCTACATCCGCCTCGCCGGCCGCGTCGACGACGCCGACCTGATCGACCTCTATCGCTCCTCGTGGCTCGTCACATCGGGATCGATCGCCGAAGGATGGGGTCTCAGCCTCACCGAAGGCGCCGGGTGCGGCACGCCTGCACTGGCCACCGACATCCGCGGTCATCGCAACAGCGTGCTCGACGGCCGCTCGGGCGTCCTCGTCCCACCCGACCGACTCGCCACGACGATGGTGGAGCTGCTGCACGATCGGCCTTGGCTCGACCGTCTCGCCGCAGGAGCTCGCGAGTGGGGCGCATCGCTCACCTGGGAGCGTTCGGCACTCGGGCTCACCGCCGCCCTCCACGCCGAAGTCCTGCGTTCGGGCGGCCACGACCAGTAG
- a CDS encoding glycosyltransferase family 39 protein: MPSAPSSRTSTPYVLGGGFRWGFGGVSWLGRAAIALLIVVLIAPIRGLYKATGSSLEEGFMLVFPNLVQQGWVPNRDFLHLYGPTSLDSLALWYRVFGDTLESERTFGLLQNLAIVAAIYTLARVSGHVAAVGAALVAAMFVMTPIGLTALAWHGGVALALWATVYGARARATGQPADWWRAAIFAGLALGFRPDLVVALGLTLAFLLWPLRRHASTLLIAFAGLMVGLLPMWWHLGRAGLRTAFEGMVLEPVVDLRPGRELPAPPSWDKIDGALQAVAEEPAPRWWLPAPQASHQLYLWFWAVVIVAIGTLVFAAWRYRRATTEQPPETVEADGAAETDGDRDGGSFVPLGRTELLPLLAGAVFGFGIIPQALQRPDSAHLAWVAMVSWPILTVLLVDPIRRLVPLLRPSWAGATAATALIGIVMIVICPFYTYRMYALHTRVSIGQIPPPFEIQRGDHRFWVGDAAVARAVNDMIPDLEALMDDGDTLIVGPGDLSRTVYADTYIYWLFPELEPGTRYIEMDPGLADQADSGLAEEIAAADFVVLTNTWSGWYEPNASIEQGSQEHNRAVADHHCLVQSYETNLVLLFAACEGGGGLDPVTIAGRENAIGGGGVESAIP; encoded by the coding sequence GTGCCGTCCGCGCCCTCGTCTCGAACCTCCACGCCGTACGTGCTCGGTGGTGGCTTCCGCTGGGGGTTCGGTGGCGTCTCCTGGCTCGGACGGGCGGCGATCGCACTCCTGATCGTGGTCCTGATCGCACCGATCCGTGGCCTGTACAAGGCGACGGGGTCGTCGCTCGAAGAGGGCTTCATGCTCGTCTTCCCCAACCTGGTCCAGCAGGGGTGGGTGCCGAACCGCGACTTCCTCCATCTGTACGGTCCGACGTCGCTCGACTCGTTGGCGCTCTGGTACCGGGTGTTCGGCGACACGCTCGAGAGCGAGCGCACGTTCGGACTGCTGCAGAACCTCGCGATCGTCGCGGCGATCTACACCCTGGCGCGGGTGTCGGGCCATGTCGCGGCCGTCGGTGCCGCCCTGGTTGCGGCGATGTTCGTCATGACACCGATCGGGCTCACCGCCCTGGCGTGGCACGGCGGCGTGGCGCTGGCACTGTGGGCGACCGTGTACGGCGCACGCGCCCGGGCGACCGGGCAGCCCGCCGACTGGTGGCGTGCAGCGATCTTCGCCGGCCTCGCGCTCGGCTTCCGGCCCGACCTCGTCGTCGCCCTCGGGCTGACGCTGGCGTTCCTGCTGTGGCCACTGCGGCGTCACGCCTCGACCCTGTTGATCGCGTTCGCGGGACTCATGGTCGGTCTGCTCCCGATGTGGTGGCACCTCGGTCGGGCGGGCCTCCGGACGGCGTTCGAGGGCATGGTGCTCGAACCGGTCGTCGATCTGCGCCCGGGCCGCGAGCTGCCGGCGCCGCCGTCGTGGGACAAGATCGACGGCGCCCTGCAGGCGGTCGCCGAAGAACCGGCGCCCCGCTGGTGGCTGCCCGCCCCGCAGGCCAGCCATCAGCTCTACCTGTGGTTCTGGGCGGTCGTGATCGTGGCGATCGGCACGCTGGTCTTCGCTGCGTGGCGCTACCGGCGAGCGACCACCGAACAACCGCCCGAGACGGTCGAGGCGGACGGTGCAGCCGAGACGGACGGCGACCGGGACGGCGGCTCGTTCGTGCCGTTGGGCCGCACCGAACTGCTGCCGCTGCTCGCCGGGGCCGTGTTCGGCTTCGGGATCATCCCGCAGGCCCTCCAACGTCCCGACTCGGCACACCTGGCGTGGGTCGCGATGGTGTCGTGGCCGATCCTCACGGTCTTGCTCGTCGATCCGATCCGCCGCCTCGTGCCACTGTTGCGACCGTCGTGGGCGGGGGCCACCGCTGCCACCGCACTGATCGGGATCGTGATGATCGTGATCTGCCCCTTCTACACGTACCGGATGTACGCGCTGCACACCCGGGTGTCGATCGGCCAGATCCCACCGCCGTTCGAGATCCAGCGGGGCGACCATCGCTTCTGGGTCGGCGACGCCGCCGTGGCTCGTGCCGTGAACGACATGATCCCCGACCTCGAGGCGCTGATGGACGACGGCGACACCCTGATCGTCGGGCCGGGCGACCTCAGTCGGACCGTCTACGCCGACACGTACATCTACTGGCTGTTCCCCGAGCTCGAACCCGGCACCCGGTACATCGAGATGGACCCGGGACTCGCCGACCAGGCCGACTCGGGCCTCGCCGAGGAGATCGCCGCGGCCGACTTCGTCGTGCTCACGAACACCTGGAGCGGCTGGTACGAGCCGAACGCCTCGATCGAGCAGGGCTCGCAGGAACACAACCGCGCCGTCGCCGACCACCACTGCCTGGTGCAGAGCTACGAGACGAACCTCGTGCTGCTGTTCGCCGCGTGCGAGGGCGGCGGAGGACTCGACCCGGTCACCATCGCCGGCCGCGAGAACGCCATCGGCGGCGGCGGAGTCGAGTCGGCGATCCCCTGA
- a CDS encoding FAD-binding protein, producing the protein MGARDQLESHRAELTGFGLTNPSGAVVVDIDDEVAATAIKDLPARGGIARGLGRSYGDPAQNGGGHVLRLAPGSIVVDEQACTATVGAGVSLDDVLRVIVPRGFFVPVTPGTRYVTIGGAVASDIHGKNHHLDGSFGNHVTNIRMMLADTTVVDVGPDDDPELFWATVGGMGLTGLMLEVTFRLLPIETSRISVDTYRLDSLDDVMTEMVASESDFRYSVAWLDLLATGRRVGRGVLTNGAHAVTDQLDPAASNDPLGYAADQIAVMPPLVPPHGVINKLTVKAFNEMWFRKAPRQRTGELQSIPTYFHPLDLVGNWNRVYGAEGFVQYQFHVPDDAVDTMVSIIHRLAAAQLPIFMTVLKRFGPGNPAPLSFPQSGWQLAVDIGVAHRRIGTLLGEFDRMVLAVGGRHYLAKDASMSAETFRRGYPRLAEWQAVRERVDPAGVWASDQSRRLGLT; encoded by the coding sequence ATGGGTGCGCGCGACCAACTCGAATCGCATCGGGCCGAGCTGACCGGCTTCGGTCTGACGAACCCGTCCGGTGCGGTGGTCGTCGACATCGACGACGAGGTGGCGGCGACGGCGATCAAAGACCTGCCCGCCCGCGGCGGCATCGCTCGCGGCCTCGGCCGGTCGTACGGTGACCCGGCGCAGAACGGTGGCGGCCACGTCCTGCGTCTGGCTCCCGGATCGATCGTCGTCGACGAGCAGGCCTGCACGGCCACGGTCGGCGCCGGTGTCAGCCTCGACGACGTCCTGCGGGTCATCGTGCCCCGGGGCTTCTTCGTCCCCGTCACACCGGGCACCCGCTACGTGACGATCGGCGGTGCCGTCGCGAGCGACATCCACGGCAAGAACCACCACCTCGACGGATCGTTCGGCAACCACGTCACCAACATCCGGATGATGCTGGCCGACACGACCGTCGTCGATGTCGGCCCCGACGACGACCCGGAGCTGTTCTGGGCGACCGTCGGTGGGATGGGCCTCACCGGGCTCATGCTCGAGGTCACGTTCCGGCTCCTGCCGATCGAGACGAGCCGCATCTCGGTCGACACCTACCGGCTCGACTCGCTCGACGACGTGATGACCGAGATGGTGGCGAGCGAATCCGACTTCCGGTACTCGGTCGCGTGGCTCGACCTGTTGGCGACCGGACGACGCGTCGGCCGCGGGGTCCTGACCAACGGCGCACACGCCGTGACCGACCAGCTCGATCCGGCGGCATCGAACGACCCGCTCGGCTACGCAGCCGATCAGATCGCCGTGATGCCCCCGCTCGTGCCGCCCCACGGCGTGATCAACAAGCTCACCGTCAAGGCGTTCAACGAGATGTGGTTCCGCAAGGCACCGCGTCAGCGCACCGGCGAACTCCAGTCGATTCCGACGTATTTCCATCCGCTCGACCTGGTCGGCAACTGGAACCGGGTCTACGGAGCCGAAGGGTTCGTCCAGTACCAGTTCCACGTGCCCGACGACGCCGTCGACACGATGGTGTCGATCATCCACCGGCTCGCCGCCGCACAACTGCCGATCTTCATGACGGTGTTGAAGCGGTTCGGGCCGGGCAATCCGGCACCGCTGAGCTTCCCCCAGTCGGGGTGGCAGCTCGCGGTCGACATCGGTGTCGCACACCGACGGATCGGCACCCTGCTCGGCGAGTTCGACCGGATGGTCCTCGCCGTCGGCGGACGCCACTATCTCGCCAAGGACGCCTCGATGTCGGCCGAGACGTTCCGTCGCGGCTACCCGCGCCTCGCCGAGTGGCAGGCGGTCCGCGAGCGCGTCGACCCGGCCGGCGTCTGGGCCAGCGACCAGAGTCGCCGACTCGGCCTCACCTGA
- a CDS encoding class I SAM-dependent methyltransferase, whose amino-acid sequence MIDFSTAWASVADVDGWMTDGQARALYDASASAPEGGTIVEIGSFQGRSTIILASAAPDGATVTAIDPHAGNDRGPQEIEGYADDAESDHARFNANLQRAGVADRVRHLRMFSDEALGEVAEIDVLYIDGAHRYGPALADIRQWGAKVRPGGTMLIHDSFSSIGVTGAIGRELLWSQRWRYVGRSRSLAIYRADTGVSSWKNAGRQLAQVPWFAKNVILKVLISAKILRGREWPY is encoded by the coding sequence GTGATCGATTTCTCGACTGCATGGGCGTCGGTGGCCGACGTCGACGGCTGGATGACCGACGGTCAGGCCCGGGCGCTGTACGACGCGTCCGCGTCGGCGCCGGAGGGCGGCACGATCGTCGAGATCGGTTCGTTCCAGGGCCGGTCGACCATCATCCTCGCCTCGGCCGCACCCGACGGCGCCACCGTGACGGCGATCGATCCGCACGCCGGCAACGACCGCGGCCCGCAGGAGATCGAGGGCTATGCCGACGACGCCGAGAGCGACCACGCACGGTTCAACGCGAACCTGCAACGCGCCGGCGTCGCCGACCGGGTCCGACACCTCCGCATGTTCTCCGACGAGGCGCTGGGCGAGGTCGCCGAGATCGACGTGCTCTACATCGACGGAGCCCACCGGTACGGCCCCGCCCTCGCCGACATCCGGCAGTGGGGTGCCAAGGTACGGCCCGGCGGCACGATGCTGATCCACGACAGCTTCTCGAGCATCGGCGTCACCGGTGCCATCGGCCGCGAACTGCTCTGGTCGCAGCGTTGGCGCTACGTCGGCCGTTCACGGTCGCTCGCGATCTATCGCGCCGACACCGGCGTGTCGTCGTGGAAGAACGCCGGTCGACAGCTCGCTCAGGTGCCCTGGTTCGCCAAGAACGTGATCCTGAAGGTGCTGATCAGCGCCAAGATCCTGCGCGGCCGCGAGTGGCCGTATTGA
- a CDS encoding decaprenylphospho-beta-D-erythro-pentofuranosid-2-ulose 2-reductase, with protein MQNALHEAQTIVLLGGTSEIGRAIVEQLVTPATRTLVLACRRPDEANPDEFARDGLNVVTTYFDAAATDTHDPFVRGLAADHGDLDVVVVAFGQLGDQADFDADPQAAAEVVHVNYTGAVTACLATAAQMRRQGHGHITVLSSVAGERARASNYVYGSSKAGIDAFAQGLGDALQGTGVRVTVVRPGFVHSKMTRGMKSAPFATTPRVVGELTAEAMRKGKHTVWTPGILRYVFMTLRHVPRPIFRRLPLG; from the coding sequence ATGCAGAACGCCCTCCACGAAGCCCAGACCATCGTGCTGCTCGGCGGCACCAGCGAGATCGGACGAGCGATCGTCGAACAGCTCGTCACCCCGGCCACGCGAACCCTCGTGCTCGCCTGTCGGCGACCCGACGAGGCCAACCCCGACGAGTTCGCGCGCGACGGGCTGAACGTGGTCACGACCTACTTCGACGCGGCGGCGACCGACACGCACGATCCGTTCGTCCGCGGGCTCGCCGCCGACCACGGCGATCTCGACGTGGTCGTGGTGGCGTTCGGCCAGCTCGGCGATCAGGCCGACTTCGACGCCGACCCGCAGGCCGCCGCCGAGGTCGTGCACGTGAACTACACCGGCGCGGTCACGGCCTGCCTCGCCACGGCGGCACAGATGAGGCGCCAGGGGCACGGGCACATCACGGTGCTGTCGAGCGTGGCGGGGGAGCGGGCCCGCGCCTCGAACTACGTGTACGGCTCGTCGAAGGCCGGCATCGACGCGTTCGCACAGGGGCTCGGCGACGCTCTCCAGGGCACCGGTGTCCGCGTCACGGTCGTCCGCCCCGGTTTCGTGCACAGCAAGATGACCCGAGGCATGAAGTCGGCCCCGTTCGCCACGACGCCTCGTGTCGTCGGCGAACTCACCGCCGAGGCGATGCGCAAGGGCAAGCACACGGTCTGGACGCCGGGCATCCTCCGCTACGTCTTCATGACTCTGCGGCACGTCCCACGCCCCATCTTCCGGCGCCTGCCGCTCGGCTGA